In the Lentimicrobiaceae bacterium genome, AAAATGTTTGACCGGGATAGCTGGCACGAAATATTGGAAGCACTGAAAAAGAATAAAATCCGTACTGCCTTAACCGCATTTGGAGTATTTTGGGGCATCTTTATGCTTATTATCATGCTTGGGTCGGGTAGGGGGCTTCAGAATGGCATCACCCAAGGGTTTGGAGATTTTGCCACCAACAGTTTTTTTATGTGGACACAAAAAACCACTATGCCTTATAAAGGATTTCCCCGTAACCGTTGGTTTAACTTCAAAAACGATGATATTAAAGCTTTACGCGATAATATTCCTGAAATAGAAATTTTAGCGCCCCGTTTGCAGGGAGGTGGCTTCCGTGGTGGTGATAATGTTGTCCGCGGGCTGAAATCGGGTGCATTTGCCATTAACGGCGACTATCCCGAATGGAACCTTATTGACCCTGTAAGCGTTACCCAAGGTCGTTTTATTAACGAAATGGATGTGCTTGAAAAAAGAAAAGTGGCGGTTATAGGCTCAAAAGTATATGATGCGCTTTTCAAACCCGGCGAAAACCCTCTGGGGCAATACATCCGCATTCAGGGCGTGTATTTCAATATCATAGGCGTTTTTAAACCCAAAAACTCCAACGTGAATTTCGGAGGTGATAAAGATCAGACCATCTTTATGCCATTTACCACCTTGCAAAAAACCTATAATTATGGTGATGTGGTAGGCTGGTTTGCCATCACTTCCAAAGAAAATGTTCCTGTTTCGGAAATTGAGGAAAAAGTAGTGAAACTGATGAAACAGCGACACAGTGTTCATCCCGACGACGACCAGGCAATAGGACATTTCAACCTTGAAGTACAATATAAAAAGATGAAGGGACTCTTTGCCGGTATCAACGGGTTAATTTGGCTCGTGGGAATCGGAACCCTCATTGCCGGAGTTATAGGCATCAGCAATATTATGCTCGTAATAGTGAAAGAACGCACCAAAGAAATGGGAATCCGTAGGGCTTTGGGTGCTTCCCCTTCGATAATAATACGGCAGATTATAGCCGAATCGGTTTTTCTTACTACCATGGCGGGCTACATGGGGCTGGTAATAGGCGTTGGACTCTTAGAACTTATTAACTTCCTGCTTT is a window encoding:
- a CDS encoding ABC transporter permease produces the protein MFDRDSWHEILEALKKNKIRTALTAFGVFWGIFMLIIMLGSGRGLQNGITQGFGDFATNSFFMWTQKTTMPYKGFPRNRWFNFKNDDIKALRDNIPEIEILAPRLQGGGFRGGDNVVRGLKSGAFAINGDYPEWNLIDPVSVTQGRFINEMDVLEKRKVAVIGSKVYDALFKPGENPLGQYIRIQGVYFNIIGVFKPKNSNVNFGGDKDQTIFMPFTTLQKTYNYGDVVGWFAITSKENVPVSEIEEKVVKLMKQRHSVHPDDDQAIGHFNLEVQYKKMKGLFAGINGLIWLVGIGTLIAGVIGISNIMLVIVKERTKEMGIRRALGASPSIIIRQIIAESVFLTTMAGYMGLVIGVGLLELINFLLSKSGGAKDTMFKNPEVDFNVAIMALLILIISGVLAGIIPAKRAVKIKPIEALRDE